A genomic region of Arachis stenosperma cultivar V10309 chromosome 9, arast.V10309.gnm1.PFL2, whole genome shotgun sequence contains the following coding sequences:
- the LOC130949911 gene encoding uncharacterized protein LOC130949911 — MGVEHPDKGGQACVSSGNTLPKQASNPPSGTTDTNPAPFRTLENRTRMPHKKDWREVETVLLTEEGSAVIQRTLPEKLQDLESFVIPCTLEDGCTRKVLCDLGASINLMPSSLIRKLGIKEVKPTRICLQLADGSTKFSSGVVEDLIVRVGPFVFTTDFIVLNMEEHKNVSIILERPFLATGRTLIDVQKREVTLRVDEDEFVLNATKVM, encoded by the exons ATGGGTGTTGAACACCCAGATAAGGGAGGCCAAGCATGTGTAAGTTCAGGAAACACCCTTCCTAAGCAAGCTAGTAATCCTCCTTCTGGCACTACGGACACTAACCCTGCACCATTCAGAACACTTGAGAACAGGACCAGGATGCc CCacaagaaggattggagggaggtAGAGACAGTCCTCCTCACTGAAGAAGGTAGTGCAGTCATCCAGAGGACCCTACCGGAGAAACTGCAAGATCTTGAGAGTTTTGTAATACCCTGTACTCTCGAAGACGGTTGCACAAGGAAAgttctatgtgatcttggagcaagcatcaatctgatGCCTTCATCACTGATAAGAAAACTTGGGATCAAAGAAGTCAAGCCTACCCGCATCTGCCTCCAGCTCGCTGATGGCTCCACCAAGTTCTCATCAggagtggttgaagacttgatCGTAAGGGTTGGACCCTTTGTGTTTACCACAGACTTCATTGTGTTGAATATGGAAGAACACAAGAATGTATCCATTATTCTAGAGAGACCCTTTCTGGCTACAGGAAGGACCCTCATTGATGTGCAAAAACGGGAAGTGACACTAAGAGTCGATGAGGATGAATTCGTACTGAATGCTACCAAGGTCATGTAG